A part of Acipenser ruthenus chromosome 48, fAciRut3.2 maternal haplotype, whole genome shotgun sequence genomic DNA contains:
- the LOC117970966 gene encoding zonadhesin-like isoform X1, with the protein MKKFINIFAASFIFCLCVFVSDNNEIDASNGKVHFGEWSRWVCMCDLGKKTRERSATHINGGIQIDRKKLLQKMPCDRTSCSVCDPEQCPSAEPADISKLLVLKTFESEVKTLKDTGTQTTTQPAGKRTADIGTERKEAELDLAMPVEMEEKKVEMEEKKAEMEEKKVEMEEKKVEMEEKKVEMEEKEVEMEKNRVEREKKKVEREKRKVEMEKRKVEMEKRRVEMEKQFVEKQIEVIRIERKLLELEKGGKTTKTPNKTTKTPNKTTKTPNKTTKTPNKTTKPTEGTTKTPNKMTKTTKKTTKTPNKTTKPTKGTTKTPNKTTKPTEVPTKTPNKTTKPTKGTTKTPIKTTKPTEVPTKTPNKTTKPTEGTTVTMKTTSAAMKTM; encoded by the exons ATGAAGAAATTCATAAACATATTCGCCGCCTCCTTTAtattttgcttgtgtgttttcGTCTCCGACAACAACGAGATTGACGCTTCTAACG gGAAGGTGCATTTCGGTGAATGGAGTCGctgggtgtgtatgtgtgatcTCGGGAAGAAGACCCGGGAAAGGAGCGCTACTCATATTAATGGCGGGATTCAAATCGACCGCAAGAAATTACTGCAAAAAATGCCTTGCGACCGGACTAGCTGCTCAGTCTGCGACCCGGAACAGTGTCCGTCCGCCGAACCCGCAGACATCAGCAAACTCCTGGTTTTAAAAACGTTTG AAAGTGAAGTCAAGACTCTCAAGGATACCGGGACACAGACAACGACACAACCGGCGGGGAAAAGGACAGCAGACATAGGGACTGAAAGAAAGGAAGCAGAGCTGGACCTAGCGATGCCAGTAGAGATGGAAGAGAAGAAAGTAGAGATGGAGGAGAAGAAAGCAGAGATGGAGGAGAAGAAAGTGGAGATGGAGGAGAAGAAAGTGGAGATGGAGGAGAAGAAAGTGGAGATGGAGGAGAAGGAGGTCGAGATGGAAAAGAATAGAGTCGAGAGGGAAAAGAAAAAAGTCGAGAGGGAAAAGAGGAAAGTCGAGATGGAAAAGAGGAAAGTCGAGATGGAAAAGAGGAGAGTCGAGATGGAAAAACAGTTTGTTGAGAAGCAAATAGAGGTTATACGAATTGAAAGAAAACTGTTAGAGTTGGAGAAAGGAGGAAAAACGACAAAGACTCCAAACAAAACGACAAAGACTCCAAACAAAACGACAAAGACTCCAAACAAAACGACAAAGACTCCAAACAAAACGACAAAGCCAACAGAGGGAACGACAAAGACTCCAAACAAAATGACAAAGACTACAAAGAAAACGACAAAGACTCCAAACAAAACGACAAAGCCAACAAAGGGAACGACAAAGACTCCAAACAAAACGACAAAGCCAACAGAGGTACCGACAAAGACTCCAAACAAAACGACAAAGCCAACAAAGGGAACGACAAAGACTCCAATCAAAACGACAAAGCCAACAGAGGTACCGACAAAGACTCCAAACAAAACGACAAAGCCAACAGAGGGAACGACAGTGACTATGAAAACAACATCAGCAGCTATGAAAACAATGTAA
- the LOC117970966 gene encoding zonadhesin-like isoform X2 encodes MCDLGKKTRERSATHINGGIQIDRKKLLQKMPCDRTSCSVCDPEQCPSAEPADISKLLVLKTFESEVKTLKDTGTQTTTQPAGKRTADIGTERKEAELDLAMPVEMEEKKVEMEEKKAEMEEKKVEMEEKKVEMEEKKVEMEEKEVEMEKNRVEREKKKVEREKRKVEMEKRKVEMEKRRVEMEKQFVEKQIEVIRIERKLLELEKGGKTTKTPNKTTKTPNKTTKTPNKTTKTPNKTTKPTEGTTKTPNKMTKTTKKTTKTPNKTTKPTKGTTKTPNKTTKPTEVPTKTPNKTTKPTKGTTKTPIKTTKPTEVPTKTPNKTTKPTEGTTVTMKTTSAAMKTM; translated from the exons atgtgtgatcTCGGGAAGAAGACCCGGGAAAGGAGCGCTACTCATATTAATGGCGGGATTCAAATCGACCGCAAGAAATTACTGCAAAAAATGCCTTGCGACCGGACTAGCTGCTCAGTCTGCGACCCGGAACAGTGTCCGTCCGCCGAACCCGCAGACATCAGCAAACTCCTGGTTTTAAAAACGTTTG AAAGTGAAGTCAAGACTCTCAAGGATACCGGGACACAGACAACGACACAACCGGCGGGGAAAAGGACAGCAGACATAGGGACTGAAAGAAAGGAAGCAGAGCTGGACCTAGCGATGCCAGTAGAGATGGAAGAGAAGAAAGTAGAGATGGAGGAGAAGAAAGCAGAGATGGAGGAGAAGAAAGTGGAGATGGAGGAGAAGAAAGTGGAGATGGAGGAGAAGAAAGTGGAGATGGAGGAGAAGGAGGTCGAGATGGAAAAGAATAGAGTCGAGAGGGAAAAGAAAAAAGTCGAGAGGGAAAAGAGGAAAGTCGAGATGGAAAAGAGGAAAGTCGAGATGGAAAAGAGGAGAGTCGAGATGGAAAAACAGTTTGTTGAGAAGCAAATAGAGGTTATACGAATTGAAAGAAAACTGTTAGAGTTGGAGAAAGGAGGAAAAACGACAAAGACTCCAAACAAAACGACAAAGACTCCAAACAAAACGACAAAGACTCCAAACAAAACGACAAAGACTCCAAACAAAACGACAAAGCCAACAGAGGGAACGACAAAGACTCCAAACAAAATGACAAAGACTACAAAGAAAACGACAAAGACTCCAAACAAAACGACAAAGCCAACAAAGGGAACGACAAAGACTCCAAACAAAACGACAAAGCCAACAGAGGTACCGACAAAGACTCCAAACAAAACGACAAAGCCAACAAAGGGAACGACAAAGACTCCAATCAAAACGACAAAGCCAACAGAGGTACCGACAAAGACTCCAAACAAAACGACAAAGCCAACAGAGGGAACGACAGTGACTATGAAAACAACATCAGCAGCTATGAAAACAATGTAA